In one Rhopalosiphum padi isolate XX-2018 chromosome 3, ASM2088224v1, whole genome shotgun sequence genomic region, the following are encoded:
- the LOC132925136 gene encoding uncharacterized protein LOC132925136 has translation MASGTDNDSVRGARRLERVKLRRSNVIAQIKAVHELALRVVDEPDLGPTFTHLTADLDSLWTQFRLEDDAVLDGLTELDRLSEYDIGLTAEIRKCISDCKVAAAKLVPKGVEAIDMSYLHAKLGSSNSTQESDQNPLSRLPAIPLPEFDGDFRLWPTFRDRFKEQVDARLELSNIDKMYYLIRCLTGEAADAIRGVPVSGDNYVLALSLLSERFYRPRLVATSLLDRLLSAPTMSQESLQDLNNFVGTVNESISLLEALKVPNLGSFILFTIVFRCLPVATRKLFESGSSTDYPSIVDLLKFVRARVSILENVANAGTIRNMAAHVKVEKPPSTFRKNGDHYGKSKGSRPVSFVTAKEDGNCPCCAGAHSLTACMRFKSWAAGNRTRWARENRVCFNCLSVGHWVPKCKVKPNCQECSRKHHTLLHLPSDEREGEEEPPVRVDSSVCASVVRPPSPHTSNAIILGTALVHIRDRSGAVQTMRALVDSASQVSIITAACVKRLGLKPARWTAPISGLSGTTVAEVQGRVECIVQPRFASDPVLPVQAWVLPTITSDLPQKSLAACVKDRYSNLALADPSFYLTSPIDLLLGGDVYGSIMDGRKVSIDDTLPTAFSSVFGWILIGPVVDPVNYSYQSLPICMTASIEGIMERFWHVEEPEIAPVTFTNEGCCEQIFRDEMTRMPSGRFAVPLPFRGPADTYVGSREVAVRRFEALERKLSANPLLKSLYVKFMSEYIALGHMSVTTSPGRYIIPHHAVYRPEVDLNKIRVVFDASARGFRGKSLNECLWSGPKLQQDIVDVLTRFRVHKYTFTTDICKMYRQILILPKYRKFQHVLWRASPHDELREYELHTVTYGVNCAPYLALRVLKVIASTDCDGFDRVRNALEYQTYVDDICDGADTIPDVLKLQSDLISVLGKSGLELKKWASNTRAVLQAVPAADCVGAPMTFGDDDGYGTKVLGLAWHPDSDYFCCALSLEPSPVFTKRGILSLVARIFDPLGVFGPVVFLAKSIMQRTWRNNIAWDDPLPADIHADWTAFVSELPSLLNIRVPRHINAHQGAPCYLLGFCDASQTGYAAVVYIRMLNAETDRSVFLIGTKTKLAPTKSLTVPRLELNAALLLARWLNRIKNILAPQLDIVGLRAWSDSTIVLSWLTVPHESFKVYVSNRIHQIHLLLPNCPWQHIVSAENPADSASRGVTPMALAQLDLYWRGPPTAYSEPSEWDNCSLLLPVCEVSELRVVSCAALVDDRVEEWFTRFSNFDRMLRVVTYMRRFVQACRQRVTLRRSGVSRPSVPLSPDPIGPAFLQKIELDNTARALAAESQRVHFSKLLRELAAGSRISSKPVARLAPFIDSDGVIRAVHLEVVTELSTDAFLAAFDRFVARRGLPADVYSDCGTNFVGADKKLRELIQSPVGQSTIANCRAMCVWHFNPPSAPHFGGLWEAAVRSTKRLLVRVIGTHVFTYEEFTTVLTRIEAILNSRPLTPASTDPHDLECLTPGHFLIGQPLLAVPPRSGPEASRALSDR, from the exons atggcTAGCGGGACGGATAATGACAGCGTGCGCGGCGCTCGGCGTTTAGAGCGCGTTAAACTCAGGCGTTCGAATGTAATAGCACAGATTAAGGCCGTGCATGAGCTAGCGTTACGAGTTGTAGATGAACCCGACCTAGGTCCGACATTTACACATTTAACCGCCGATTTAGATTCTTTGTGGACGCAGTTTAGGCTTGAAGATGATGCGGTGTTAGACGGCTTAACCGAGTTAGATAGATTGTCCGAGTATGATATCGGTTTGACAGCTGAAATCCGTAAATGTATTAGTGATTGCAAGGTCGCGGCGGCGAAATTAGTTCCTAAGGGTGTTGAGGCTATCGACATGTCGTACCTTCATGCTAAGTTAGGATCGTCCAATTCTACTCAGGAAAGTGACCAAAATCCGTTATCACGACTACCGGCAATTCCGCTTCCCGAGTTCGACGGGGATTTCCGTTTGTGGCCCACTTTCCGCGATAGATTTAAAGAACAAGTAGACGCGCGACTCGAGCTTTCCAACATTGATAagatgtattatttaatcagGTGTCTTACGGGTGAAGCAGCTGACGCAATACGTGGTGTTCCGGTATCCGGGGACAATTATGTTCTTGCATTGTCCCTCCTGTCCGAGCGATTTTATCGACCACGACTAGTCGCCACGTCGTTACTTGATCGATTGCTAAGCGCGCCGACCATGTCGCAGGAGTCGTTGCAGgatcttaataattttgtagGTACAGTTAACGAAAGTATTTCGCTATTGGAAGCACTAAAAGTACCGAATTTGGGGTCcttcattttatttacaattgtttttagATGTTTACCTGTTGCTACACGCAAATTATTCGAGTCAGGTAGCTCGACAGATTATCCGTCTAtagttgatttattaaaattcgttCGCGCACGCGTGTCTATATTGGAGAACGTCGCTAACGCGGGAACAATTCGTAACATGGCCGCGCATGTTAAGGTGGAAAAGCCACCAAGTACGTTCCGTAAGAATGGGGATCACTACGGGAAATCAAAAGGGTCCCGTCCGGTTTCATTTGTGACAGCGAAAGAAGACGGAAATTGTCCGTGTTGTGCCGGTGCACATTCGTTAACCGCGTGTATGAGATTTAAGTCATGGGCGGCCGGAAACCGAACGCGGTGGGCGCGAGAGAATCGcgtttgttttaattgtttgagCGTTGGTCACTGGGTCCCGAAATGCAAGGTAAAACCTAATTGCCAAGAATGTTCGCGTAAACATCACACACTTCTACATTTACCGTCCGACGAGCGAGAGGGTGAGGAGGAACCGCCGGTACGGGTCGATTCGTCTGTGTGTGCGTCTGTGGTGAGGCCCCCGTCCCCCCATACATCTAATGCCATTATTTTGGGTACCGCGCTCGTGCATATACGGGATAGGTCCGGCGCGGTGCAAACAATGCGGGCGCTGGTTGATAGCGCGTCGCAAGTTAGCATAATCACTGCCGCGTGTGTTAAGCGATTAGGATTGAAACCGGCGCGTTGGACGGCACCGATAAGCGGTTTGTCTGGAACAACTGTCGCCGAAGTTCAAGGGCGTGTAGAATGTATAGTGCAACCTAGGTTTGCGTCCGATCCGGTGCTGCCTGTTCAGGCTTGGGTGTTGCCTACCATAACGAGCGACTTACCGCAAAAATCGTTAGCCGCGTGTGTGAAAGACCGGTATTCTAACCTAGCACTCGCGGATCcatcattttatttaacttcGCCCATTGACTTATTATTAGGAGGGGACGTATACGGGTCTATAATGGACGGGCGGAAAGTGTCGATCGACGACACATTACCGACAGCATTTAGTTCGGTGTTTGGCTGGATACTTATCGGTCCGGTCGTTGACCCGGTTAACTATTCTTATCAGTCGTTACCTATCTGTATGACCGCGTCTATTGAGGGGATAATGGAGCGCTTTTGGCACGTCGAGGAACCCGAAATAGCGCCCGTCACGTTCACAAATGAAGGGTGTTGTGAACAAATATTTCGCGATGAAATGACGCGCATGCCATCGGGTCGCTTTGCGGTCCCATTACCATTTCGTGGACCGGCAGACACATACGTGGGGTCTCGCGAGGTAGCCGTGCGGCGTTTCGAAGCGCTTGAGCGCAAATTGTCCGCGAATCCATTGTTGAAATCATTGTATGTAAAGTTTATGTCCGAGTATATCGCGTTAGGACATATGTCGGTGACAACATCTCCGGGGCGATATATAATCCCTCATCATGCTGTCTATCGCCCGGAAGTTGATCTTAATAAAATTCGAGTTGTGTTTGACGCATCAGCCCGGGGCTTCCGCGGAAAGTCGTTAAATGAATGTTTGTGGTCTGGTCCTAAATTGCAGCAGGACATTGTGGACGTCTTGACACGTTTTCGCGTACATAAGTACACCTTTACCACGGACATCTGTAAGATGTACCGACAAATCTTAATTCTACCCAAGTATCGAAAGTTCCAACATGTGTTGTGGCGCGCATCGCCTCACGATGAATTGCGTGAGTATGAGCTACACACCGTCACGTACGGCGTTAACTGTGCCCCGTATCTCGCATTACGCGTTCTTAAAGTAATTGCGTCTACCGACTGCGACGGGTTTGACCGGGTACGTAACGCGCTCGAATATCAAACTTACGTCGACGATATTTGTGACGGGGCCGATACGATACCCGACGTACTGAAACTTCAGTCGGATTTAATTTCAGTTTTGGGTAAGTCGGGGCTAGAACTTAAAAAGTGGGCGTCAAACACGCGGGCCGTGTTGCAGGCTGTACCAGCCGCCGATTGCGTGGGCGCACCTATGACGTTCGGGGATGACGACGGTTACGGCACTAAAGTTTTAGGCCTAGCTTGGCACCCTGACAGTGATTATTTCTGTTGTGCCCTAAGTCTCGAACCGTCACCCGTTTTTACAAAACGCGGAATCTTATCTCTTGTCGCACGCATTTTCGACCCGTTAGGTGTTTTTGGTCCCGTAGTGTTTCTGGCAAAATCCATAATGCAGCGGACGTGGCGAAATAACATCGCGTGGGACGATCCACTACCGGCCGATATTCATGCCGATTGGACTGCGTTTGTTTCGGAATTACCGTCCCTATTAAATATCCGTGTACCGCGACATATCAACGCACACCAAGGCGCGCCGTGTTATCTATTAGGATTTTGCGACGCATCGCAAACCGGTTATGCGGCCGTTGTATATATACGCATGCTAAACGCTGAGACCGATCGGTCCGTCTTTTTAATTGGTACTAAGACCAAATTAGCTCCGACGAAATCATTGACCGTCCCACGTCTAGAGCTGAACGCCGCGCTATTATTAGCACGTTGGTTAAaccgtattaaaaatatattagcacCACAACTTGACATCGTCGGTTTACGGGCCTGGTCAGATTCGACCATCGTGCTGTCGTGGTTAACAGTCCCCCACGAATCATTTAAAGTATATGTATCAAATCGGATACATCAAATCCATCTATTATTACCTAATTGTCCCTGGCAACACATTGTGTCGGCAGAAAATCCCGCGGATAGCGCTTCTCGTGGCGTAACGCCGATGGCGCTCGCACAGCTGGATTTATATTGGCGCGGCCCTCCGACCGCATACAGCGAGCCGTCGGAGTGGGATAACTGTAGTCTACTGTTGCCTGTGTGTGAAGTATCCGAGTTACGGGTCGTGTCGTGTGCTGCGCTTGTCGATGACAGGGTAGAGGAGTGGTTCACACGATTTTCTAATTTTGACCGCATGTTACGTGTGGTTACGTACATGCGCCGCTTCGTACAAGCTTGTCGGCAACGTGTCACTTTAAGGCGGAGTGGAGTGTCACGGCCGTCGGTACCACTGAGTCCGGATCCGATCGGTCctgcatttttacaaaaaattgaattagatAATACCGCGCGCGCGCTGGCTGCGGAATCGCAACgcgtacatttttcaaaattgttgcgTGAGTTGGCGGCGGGTAGTCGCATATCCTCGAAACCGGTTGCGCGGTTAGCTCCGTTCATAGACTCTGACGGCGTGATCCGC GCAGTGCATTTAGAGGTGGTGACGGAACTATCTACCGACGCCTTTTTAGCTGCTTTCGACCGTTTTGTCGCTCGCCGGGGGTTACCAGCTGACGTATACTCGGATTGCGGCACAAACTTTGTAGGTGCCGATAAAAAATTACGCGAATTAATTCAGAGCCCTGTAGGTCAAAGTACCATCGCTAATTGTCGTGCTATGTGTGTTTGGCATTTTAATCCTCCTAGCGCACCGCACTTTGGGGGCTTGTGGGAGGCGGCCGTCCGGTCTACCAAACGCCTATTGGTCCGCGTAATAGGTACACACGTGTTCACGTATGAGGAGTTTACTACCGTGTTGACCCGCATAGAAGCGATATTAAATTCACGTCCTTTGACGCCCGCCTCGACCGATCCACACGACCTGGAATGCCTGACACCGGGACATTTCTTAATTGGCCAACCGTTACTCGCCGTGCCGCCGCGATCAGGCCCCGAGGCATCTCGTGCCCTTTCCGATAGGTGA
- the LOC132925137 gene encoding uncharacterized protein LOC132925137, translated as MTERASSFEEGFKFGSKVYFKTKNVINKSFGPHTIYIAENGAFIVNKSIKENLLLMITAIEMAGCNGKVVIGINIAASDFYVNEKYDLKIESCINVKSQVTSTVNLINNYQEQVPMEDLFHQVH; from the exons ATGACGGAAA gaGCAAGTTCTTTCGAAGAAGGTTTTAAATTTGGATCTAAAGTATACTTCAAAACTAAGAATGTTATCAATAAAAGTTTTGGACCGCACACTATATATATTGCTGAAAACGGTGCTTTCATTGTTAATAAGTCAATCAAAGAAAATTTGCTCTTAATGATTACAGCTATTGAAATGGCTGGATGCAACGGAAAAGTTGTAATAGGAATCAATATTGCAGCATCTGATTTCTATGT taATGAAAAATACGACTTAAAAATCGAGTCGTGCATTAATGTCAAAAGTCAAGTCACTTCaactgtaaatttaataaacaattaccaAGAACAAGTTCCGATGGAAGATCTATTTCACCAGGTCCATTAG
- the LOC132927611 gene encoding LOW QUALITY PROTEIN: THAP domain-containing protein 1-like (The sequence of the model RefSeq protein was modified relative to this genomic sequence to represent the inferred CDS: inserted 1 base in 1 codon), with amino-acid sequence MVQKCCICKSQRSNENDITLHKFPKDTIICDKWVVNLNMNYTFTPTVHTRICSNHFDDNDFXQLRRLKPDAIPTKMMGVRRSLFSDFQSSPSEYICNPSTSNEHLSDISNDIFDSTTFVEKTIINVDKTETHTNKRKYFCYIGDFSEEDLETPRRRKLSWSTHIKMLDEKNQKIKLLEQKNRRLESKISSLNTLVDKLKKDCQLNASYTHILKKMHSSTTQCLEGTSSITGGFLFKELHVEHIPFDRKRTRK; translated from the exons ATGGTACAAAAATGTTGCATTTGCAAATCTCAAAGATCCAATGAGAACGATATTACATTACACAA ATTTCCAAAAGACACTATAATTTGTGACAAATGGGTTGTGAACCTTAATATGAACTATACCTTCACACCAACTGTACATACAAGAATTTGTAGTAATCATTTTGATGATAATGATT ACCAACTAAGGCGTCTGAAACCAGATGCTATACCAACAAAAATGATGGGCGTCCGTCGTTCGTTATTTTCAG ATTTCCAAAGTTCTCCAAGTGAATACATATGTAATCCTTCTACCTCAAATGAGCATCTATCAGATATATCAAATGATATATTTGATAGTACTACTTTTGTTGAGAAAACGATTATAAATGTAGACAAAACTGAAACTCATACCAA taaacgTAAGTACTTTTGTTATATTGGAGATTTCTCGGAAGAAGACTTGGAAACCCCAAGAAGAAGAAAACTTTCTTGGAGCACACATATCAAAATGTTAGATGAGAAAAATCAGAAAATAAAACTTCTTGAACAAAAAAATCGAAGATTGGAGTCAAAAATCAGTAGTTTGAATACATTAGTTGATAAACTGAAAAAAGATTGTCAATTAAATGCTAGttatactcatattttaaag AAAATGCATTCTAGTACTACTCAGTGTTTGGAAGGAACGAGTTCCATAACGGGTGGATTCCTTTTTAAGGAATTGCACGTTGAACATATTCCTTTTGATAGAAAAAGAACAAGGAAATGA
- the LOC132925138 gene encoding protein CLP1 homolog, which translates to MSESVKVQIENQDFRLNPNNELRFEVNNKNEKVVLKLKNGEAEIFGTKLVKGKLYTFYFGAKIAVFTWHGCSLKLRGKKGISYISKETPMMVYLYCHVLLEQLRSTSENKKIRGPVTMVVGPTDVSKSTLCRILLNYSTRVISPGHRPIYVNLDPSQGEISVPGTIGAVMVEKAAEVEASFSQAVPLVYHYGHTNISINSTLYNTLVSHMAKVIHQRMEDNFRIRKNILKRYELGMEFTKSWLSCNSSLLLTKLIQHHTVVERSNKFRLESREARIREFFYGNPRNVLHPHLCEVSFSDIKVYRIGVPSIPNTLMPLDMQKTDLETKLEPVTPGPNMMHHILALSFSTTVEDVVRTSATDFVCVTNVDTSRQMLTLLSPQPKPLPETIYLMSDVQFMDNNA; encoded by the exons atgTCAGAGAGCGTAAAGGTTCAAATTGAAAATCAGGATTTCAGATTGAATCCTAACAATGAACTTAGATTTGAAGTCAATAACAAAAACGAAAAAGTTGTGTTAAAA ttgaaaaatggGGAAGCCGAAATTTTTGGAACAAAATTAGTGAAAGGTAAAttgtatacgttttattttgGAGCAAAAATTGCGGTGTTCACATGGCATGGATGTTCATTAAAGTTACGAGGAAAAAAAGGAATTAGTTATATATCTAAAGAGACaccaatg atggtatatttatattgccatGTGTTGTTAGAACAACTACGATCAACTTCAGAAAATAAAAAGATTAGAGGTCCTGTTACAATGGTAGTTGGACCGACTGATGTGAGTAAATCCACTCTCTGTAGAATACTACTAAACTATAGTACACGGGTAATTTCTCCTGGCCATAGACCCATCTATGTAAACTTGGACCCAAGTCAGGGAGAAATATCAGTTCCAGGAACAATTG gaGCAGTCATGGTTGAAAAGGCAGCTGAAGTAGAAGCAAGTTTCTCCCAAGCAGTTCCACTAGTTTATCATTATGGACATACAAACATAAGTATTAATTCAACGCTGTACAACACTTTAGTATCTCATATGGCAAAAGTTATTCATCAACGAATGGAGGACAATTTTAGAa TTagaaagaatattttaaaaagatatgAGTTGGGTATGGAATTTACCAAATCTTGGCTTAGTTGTAATTCCTCATTATTACTTACAAAATTGATTCAACACCACACT gtagttGAAAGAAGTAACAAATTTAGGTTGGAAAGTAGAGAGGCACGTATTCGAGAATTTTTTTACGGTAATCCTAGGAATGTACTTCATCCACACCTCTGTGAAGTAAGTTTTTCcgatataaaagtatatagaaTTGGAGTGCCGTCTATTCCAAATACGTTGATGCCATTAGACATGCAAAAAACTGATTTAGAGACAAAACTTGAACCTGTTACTCCag gaCCAAATATGATGCATCATATATTAGCTCTAAGTTTCAGTACAACAGTAGAAGATGTTGTTAGAACTAGTGCGACAGATTTTGTCTGTGT AACAAATGTTGACACCTCGCGACAAATGTTAACTCTTTTGTCACCTCAACCAAAACCTCTGCCTGAAACAATTTATCTCATGTCAGATGTACAGTTCATGGACAACAATGCTTGA
- the LOC132925139 gene encoding insulin-like growth factor II, translating to MKINIIFIIMLVQFFVNCLSAPVDKYMEGLGKFCGSKLAIELSILCKGKYNEARGNVNRRPKRGIIEECCLTSCTRKFLKDNYCASELTVPKIKQTMEKPTTSSKIKNKTKQKIDYFSVLFNLAWNVGEEVGMISIPSDHQQLK from the exons ATGAAGATtaacatcatttttattatcatgctggtacaattttttgtaaattgtttgaGTGCTCCAGTAGATAAATATATGGAGGGTCTTGGAAAGTTTTGCGGCTCAAAGTTGGCAATTGAACTTTCCATCTTGTGCAAGGGGAAGTACAATGAAGCTAGag GAAATGTAAATCGGCGCCCAAAACGTGGTATTATCGAAGAATGTTGTTTGACAAGTTGTacaagaaaatttttaaaagataattattgTGCATCTGAATTAACTGTaccaaaaat AAAACAAACAATGGAAAAGCCGACAACTAGTTCaaagataaaaaacaaaacaaaacaaaaaatagattatttcaGTGTATTATTTAACCTAG CTTGGAATGTCGGTGAAGAGGTTGGTATGATAAGTATACCAAGTGACCATCAACAACTTAAGTAA